CACTGGATCGTTTGGGTTCTCAAATCCGTCGCCATGATGGGCAGTGCCTATTTGgtcaagtttttcttctttcccaGCGAGATCGAGGAGGTTTCTCAACCGTTCGGATGCTTCTTCAACTTCCATCAGCTTCTCCTTCATAAATTCTGCAGGTTTAGTTCTGCTCTCCTGAATCTTCTGATCCTCTGAACAGGTTGCTTCCGTATTCATCACCGGTTCCGCCTTTACTTCACAAtcgcttttttctttttcagcgACATGCGCCTTAGGATGCAGTATCTTCTCGATTCTCTGTTCTGTCGCTTCGATTTCCATAAGTTTCTCCCTTATTCCGGCGTCGACGCCGGTTCTGGGAATTACGCGACATGCGGAATCCGATGGTGTTTCGATGATTATAACGGTATTCTCAATCGCTGCCGGTTTCTCCTTAGTTTCAGCGTTATTTCCGTCGTCCCGAGTCTCCTGAATCTCAGGATGCAATATCTTTTCGATTCTCTTCTCCGTTTCGTCAATTTccataaatttttccttcattcCCGCCTCACTTCTCGACTTCAGAATCTCTTGAGTCTCACGTTGCAATGTTTCCTCGACGTTTATTTCGGTATTCTTAACTTCAATCGGTTTCTCCTTCACATCAGCACAACTTTCTTCTTTATAAATATCTCGAAGCTCAGAACGCAATATTTCGTCTATTCTCTTCTCGGCCTTTTCAACTTCCACcaacttttctttcactcCGACATAGACATCAGAGTTTCGGGTATCCTGATCTTCGGGCTGCAATATCTTCTCAATTCTCTTTTCAGCTTCCTGTATTTCAATCAGCTTTTCCTTAACCCCAACGTCTATTGTTACTCCCTGGATTTTCTGCGTCTCCCGTTTAGCACCGGAATTTATGGCATTCCTGAGGCGCTCTTCTGGCTCTTGTATTTCCACAAGCTTTTCTTTGACAGACGCAGCACCAGCGTTGTCCATCGAACTCCGACTCGGCTCAGCCGTCAGTATATTCTCAATCTTCTTCTCAGTTTCCTCGATCTCCCTCAACCTCTCGGTTATCCCAACGCTTGCCTGATCCGCACCAAACGTTCCCACTTCATTCAGCTTCGACTTGAGCTCAGCAATGTTGTCCCCGTGTTCATCAGGCTCGAGCGAATCAGGCCTTGGCGACGCGTTCTCGCCGATATCCGGAGTGACATTCAAGCTGTCCTTGAAAATCTCCTCTGTCGGAGCGTCGGGTAGAATAAGCTCGACTTCAACCGCGTCTATGAGAGCAGACGGATCCCCATCGATTGTTCTCAAGTCGAGAGGGCCGCCCTTCGGTTCCGGGATTCGTACCGAGGCCTGGAGACTGGGGAGAACGAGTTCCTCACACTTTTTTGGGGACCTGGGAAGCTCGGGAGGAATCGGAGGCAGTACCAGGTTATCGGAATCGGTTCGCGACACGCTTCTCGAGGTATTCTTCGAAGACGGAGGCCTGACGGCGGGCAAAGAGACGCTGGGCGAACCGACTGAAGCCTTCCTCGCACCGTCAGGATGATTGGATGCGTCTGATTCACCGTTTCCAGTGCTCCGCTTCGCGGATCCTATACGCTCCTCTTCCTTCGAAATCGCGAGACCCTTGAGACTGCCTCGACTTTCGACAGACTTTGTACCTTCGGCTATTTCGCTCTTCGTCTCCTGTTTCACTGGTTCACTTTCCGACGCGAGGGTTTCAATACCTTCTAGGGAATCGGCACCCGCCGACGTCTTCTCCGACTTCGACCGGCTTCGTCGCCGCGTCGACTTTCTCGAGCGTCTCGTAGCCGACATCGCGCTTCTGCTCCTGACGTCGTCGGTCTGATTCGACTTGTCGGATCTCGTCGAAGTGCTCGTCGACTCGTCGACGGACTCGTATCCCCTACTGCTAATTTGTCCCACCGAAGATCTCGCGCTCATCTCCCTTACCCTCCTCAGTATCGACGGCGCCGCATCGTCGATCACCTCCTGCACTCTGTCGACATAATTAGTCGATCTCAGCTCCTCCAGACTTTCGGAAGAACGGAACTTGTCAAGAACAAACCCCCGGACTCTGTCCATGCTCAGCGTCCTCGGGATCTTCGCCAGTGACCTCGATAAGGCCTTGGCGTCAGTCTTCTGCTTTTGATTATCCGTTGCGTTCGTCTCCTTTTTAACTACACTCGTCAAATCATCCTTATCgtcctccttctctctctgGACGAACTTATCCAGCGATTTCTCGCGCGAGGATCTGAAATGCAATTAAAACGCAGTTGGGGGAATAACGATCATAAAAACACGATTATACTCTCGCTGCTGCAAATATTTCGTACCTCATCAGTGTCTTTTTCGACCCCCCTGGATGCCTAGAGCCAACTTCACGTGTGCTCCGACTGTCCCTGCTGCTGTTCCGGTTCTTCCTGAGCTCGGACTTGATGTCCTTAGCCAGGAGGTTTCCTGTGCCAGTCAAGGTCGGAATCTGCGAAATGATTTTCGGGTTTCCGTTCAAGTCACTTTTCGACTTGTTATCCGAAGCCACGTCCGCGTCCCTGGGCACCCGCCTCTTGACGAACCTCTCGCTAGAGCCGCGCCTCTTCTGACTAACCGGGAACGTGTCGACTCCAGCGTCATCCCCGCGACTGACTTTATTCTCCTTCTCGTTTCCAAGAGCTCTGACCTCCTCTGTACTGACCTTCCGCCCTTTGTCGCCGAATATGCTTCTATGTCGCTCAAGGACTCTCGCAGTCTCGTTCATCGACCACCCGCTGCGTTCCCTCATACTTTTTCCCCCTGGAGATTGGGCGTCGGTGCCGCTCCGCTTTTTCAGGGACTCGTTTATTTCCCGGAGAGCGGCGGTATTCCCGCTTCGCCCCGGCAGGCTGCCCACCGCTCCGTACCCGTCCCGCAGTTTCAGCAGCTCCTCGAAATGCTGCGCCGCAAAGACGTAAATGTCCTCCGGTCGGTGTCGTATCACCTCCCGGGTGAGGCCCTCGACGGCAGCCGCTAATCCATGCGGTACCCGCGGCGCCATCACCAGGTCGCCGGAAGTCCGGAGATCCCGTTTGGCCGTACCCATCCTGCAGAGACAAGATATAAGATTTAACAGAGaaagaggagaaggaggatCGCCGTACAAAATTAGATTTGACGTCATCGAGTTCTCCATTCTTTTCGATAATTTACCGGCTATACTTTACGCGTCAAAATAACAAGCCTAAAATTGTAGAATGTTTTTTACCAAATCTTAATAACTGCATACGTTCGGTAATTTGCATCGCTgttgttcgaaaaaaaactGGCTATTTGTGTGTTCAAGATTTTAAAAGAAGCTATACTTGTCGAATGCGTGGGCACACGTAACACTCATACACGCCATATGTATAGAAcgggaataaattattacaccAATGATAAATGATAGGATAATAAGTTAATAACGCTATACCTATACGTGTCACGATTCCACAGTGCTTGTATAGCGTTATAAGATTTGAGTATTCCAACACCGCCAGAAACCGCCTGCAACCAGATATTCTCCAACAcgtatgtgtatgtgtatgtgtgtgtgtatatatatatatatatatatatatacatatatatatcgagAAAAGTTAATAGACGTACAAAGAGTCATGTATATTGCGGAGGAACCGTCTGTGCGAAAATTATTCACACAAGCAGAAAAtcaaaggaataaaaataatgaaaatttccaaaaatacaatatataattCGAACGCCTGCACATCCGTTACTGGTCTCGCATGAGATCTGTTCGCATCGTTCGAATAGTACACGATTTGTAAAGTGGACGCAATGTTATCTCCCTCTCTCGCTTTCTTTCTTTGCATAAACATCACCATCGTacttatttttaatacaattatCACAGAATTGGCAAATCGATGCCGTCGATATTTCGTTGTCTGATCGCGTATATCGATTACCTGATGTGCAAGAATGCGGAATTAGGTTGACCTGCACCTGTCTGTACGGGGCGTTCTCTTGAAACACTGGGCGGTCGGCAAGAGGCGACGAAGAGGTTTGACAGCGGCGAAAGATTACCCACGTTTGACAGAGAGACGAGGTCGGTTGGTTCACCTTCCCCGGCGGTTTCACCTTCGCCGAGGGACGACGGGCGCGCGATCGATGTTTTTCCATCGATTGCAGAGAGAGCGAGTGTCGTGCCCGTGTACTTCGGACTTGTGCAAAGGCGACCGCGAGCTGCTCAAGCCACGCTACTACCCTGAAATCGATAACACTATGTAACATGAGCAAGGGTTTGAGTGTTCGTGATTGCCTGCTCGTTCACCCACACCTGGGAGGATAACTACGATCTGTATGGATCGCCGGTACTGCTTTTGACCTCGGTGACCTGGCACGCGACCCTAGCCAACGCCGACGTATTTTCGGGGTGACGGATGGATTTTGCGCAGGTAATTTGATATGCTAAGGTATAGCAAGATACCACCCGACCGTCCGGCGTACGCCTCGTTATCTCCGCATCGTTCGACCTAGAATAGCATCGCTAAGACTATACCGGGTAGAATTCGAATATTTAGACTCTTGAAAAACTAATGCCGGTGCTGCAGAGCTTCAAAATTACTGCTTCATACGTCGCGGAGCGATTATTTCCCCTCTACTGCGATAGAAAATACAATACAAACGTTGTTGATCTTTTCTATCGAGTTCTGTTtacattgaaatttaaatcgtCTTGTTCTGGAATATATAAGGCAGCGTTAATTTGCATGCGAATACTCAACATACCcgctttaaatataaaatgcCAGTAACTGATaggctttaaaaaaaaaacttcttaCAACTAAGaagtgttttttctttttaacaaaAGCTGTATTACACATAGTTTTCACGTCATCTGCAACATCAAGCGCGGTTTCATTTCTAACGCTGAAATTCACGTCATGGGCTCTCCTTCTGTTTTGTCATTTCTTCGAATTTTTCCTTGTCCGTCGCATACTGAAGAAGATATTCGGCCTCCAAGGGATGCAGAATCGGACCTGTAACAACGAGGCAGTGCAACGGTGGCCCAAGATCTGTCTCTGTCATTTCGCGCAGAGTACAGGCAACGATTCGCTGATCATCGGCCCCGACGCGCGCCAATCCTACGGCCAGGCTGTCGCCAGTGAAAGCTGTGGAATTAGAAATATAAATGTCCAACCGTGTCCATTTTTAGCATGCtcaaattgaatttacaaattttttttacaatttcaaactAACAAACTAGATATCCTACCTAAACCTTTTTCGCCAGCTTCAATCTTCCTTTCGACGATCTTCAGTAGCTGATCGGCAGCTTCGGCAACGCTCATGAACCTCGGAGGCATGTAGTCCTTTTTCCGTTTCAGAATACTCTCCAGAGTGGGTTCCTTTACTTTGATATCCAAAAGACAGAGAGTGTGAAGACCACGTTCCCTGTTCGTCGCGATTTTATCGTAGAAACTATCTGGCTCCCAGTTCTCTATCCAATAAGGAATCGAGACAACTTCTCCATAGGAGTATAGCTGCAGACCACAGCAGCCAACTGCATTCAATATAGAGGCATTGTGAACGACCTGAACTTTCACCCCCTTCTCTCTCGCCCTGAGAACCAGATCCGTGTGAGTCGTCGCTCCGAATGGGTCGCCAACGACAAGGAAAGCCACCTTCTTTACTTCCGCTTCGGCCAGAATCTCGTCGGCCCCGCTCTCGACCAGTTCTCTGTCAGCAACAATGACTGGTCTgccataaaatttttcctgGAACAATAAAATACGTCATACGTATCGATTGTGGTTAATTTATCTAATACATATGGGTCTCGGGCAAAAAACTTAGAACTCGAAAGAggaaaacaatgaaaattctcaaattcaaatatttttttcgcataTACGCGCACGATTCGAATCAAATCGAATGTTCGAACCGGCTGACAGTGCTGCTACCTGACAGGGATGAAACGAGACTTAAATGAAACTTGTTACACAGATGATAAGCTTTCAGGAATAACAGATATTTTGTTTACTAAACACTGTAGAAAACCTTATTTTGAGCTAGGCGTTGTCGAGCCTAGATTCAAAGTTAGGCTAATTTAAGTTTGATCAATTGAATtgataattgatgaataagaGTCGTTGCCAAAGGTAAAACTAAATAAACTATCTCACCAAAGTCTCATGCCCGACGGTCAGTACCGACGTGTAGGCCTCCAGGTAGACGCGATCGCACTTGCGAATTATTTCGAAACCCTTGACTGTCACGTCCTTAGCGTCACCGAGGCCTAAGCCTATCACGTATAACATTgtttaagaaataaatatttctacttTCACTTTCGTTTTCCGTAAAGTGTTGTTCGTTTTCGCAGTGTGATTGACTTGGAAGACAGACAGTCCGCCATGCGCAGATAAATTCCGCCATTTAGAACGCAATCGATATAATCGTTATGCTGCAAAcgatcgaatcgaatcgatTGTCACGTGACCGCGCGAcacattaattttttgaaattgaagcATGAAAACTGGGCAACGGGATACAAGCAACTATTCACCTCTTTTATTCTGACAAGGTCCGGTAGTTTAAAAAAGaaccgaaataaaaaaatactttccGCATACAGTAAACGTTTGGAACTTAACGAActgtttataaattatttgagTATTACTTATATTGTAGTATAAATACAGAATTCCTTAGTTTGTAActtgaaaagagaaaatccCATCGCTACTTCAGATTTGAAAACGCAAGTGAACTCCATGAACGCACTTATAATGCTGAAGGAATtccgtataataatatgaacaataataatattaaaaaaactcAAATAAAAACCATTTCATACTGTACATACTGTCTaagcaataaaatatttaagtataatacatgctcaataattgtttgagattttttccttctttccttctttttttttggttggtCCCATTTCATcacctttttcttccttcgtcttcttcttagATTTCATTAACACTCATTTCTCTACTAATGTAAGTTACGCGATTTCATCTGAAGCTCAAAACGCCGATTGGTTCGCACCCCTTGTaaaattgatcgatttttgtcctggatatttttattccttgaaaccaaaaataaagacaaaacgaataaaataaaacaaataagaCTTCACTTTTCTCACAAAATAAGAAAGCaccaaaatttttgtactAACCTTACAGCACTTGATGGAGGATTCTTCTTGATTGCTGTCCGGGCTTCAACTTTTCTTAACTTGAATCCGAATCTGTTGTAGCCTTCACTCTGCTGGGTTGTAGGTGCAGGCTTTGGTGTGCTTGGCAGTGGTTGGAAGTCCGATACAAGAGCTAGAGATGTATTTAGGAAAAAAATCCATTGGATTGATTTGTAGTTGTAGTGATATTCAATCgcgacaaaaatattattttcaactcttACATCTGCATTTGATACTCACGTTGGAAAGTCCGAGCAGAAGACACCGTACTGAACTCGACGTGCCTCTTGGCGACACGTTCCTTGACATCGACGAGAGATTCCATTTGTGCAAATTTCTTCTGATGGATTTGTGCAAAATTAGGTATTCTCCTAGGAGCAGGTACCTTAGCTTCTGAAAACCAAAATCAATAATTGTGGTGAATTAAATCATCGATAACGTCTATCTAAAAGGGATGTAATTTGATATACCGTTTACCTGTTTTTGACGTAGAAACACCTGGTTGCCGGGGTCTACTGAGTCTGTTAATGGAATCCTGAATGGTTTGATTGAATTTAGGAGTTTTGTTCAATAAATTTGAAGCTGAGTTGGACCTTCGCTTGTTACTGCTTCTCAGCTGTTGATTGATCTCATTTCCTTTGGTCAGAGACCGGGATCTCCTGTGTTGACTATCCATGCCAACACTGCCTCTAGAGCGCCGGGCCGATTGGACAACTCCAATCCTGTGCCTGGCGGGCGTCTGTACAGTGGGTACAGATTTTCTGACTGAACTGGTACCAAGGGCAGGCGATGAGGTGCTGGTTTTCTGAGCTGGGCTGGCAAAACGAACACGGCAGCGTTTCTTTGCATCTGGAGTACAATTGCTAGGCTCCATAGCAGAAAACGAACGTTTTCTTGACTTCTGTAGACTAGGCGTCTTGGGCTCAGCCAGTTCATACGTTGCATCCTTTTCTCCTGATTCGCTGATCTTCTCTGcgtttttttccttctgtTTGAGAGTCAATTCCACAGATAACTCGTAGGTGCCATCCTTGGCTTTAGAACTATCATCAAACATGTCATCGCTCATAGCGATTAGTCCAAGGGATTCATCATCACTCGGTCTGGATTCCTTCTTGTTTTCCATAGCTTGAGATATTCTCTGTGGCGTTATCATGGGGCTGCTCGTGGAGCCAGAAGAAAACGTTATAAAATCAGAAGTAAGATTCAAGGAGCGCCTTATCCGACTCCGAGGAGTCGTTGTTGGAGAAGTCTCAGCCAACTCCAGTAAAGCCTTAATTTTGTTTGGAGGGACACCGAAAGGTGACGAAGTGGCAATGGCGGCTGCCGCTTCCTTCGATACTGGAATTGGTCGCAGTGGAGTTCCAGATGACGTTATCGGCGAGCGTTTTTTTGCGGTGGATTTTGGCCGCCTTGGACTTTCCGGCTGGGCAAGGCTGGATCGTTTCACATTAACCGGTGTTGAGATTCTGCCTCTAACCAGCAGACCACTTTTCTGCAACGCGGCGGGTGTTTTCACAGGAGATTTACGGACTTTGGAAGCTGGAGTGGGCAACCTTTTGGATGGCGTTTTAGGGGCCGAGGTTTTGCGACTTTTTGACACTTTTGGTGACACAGAAGGTTGGTCGCTCAGTTCCTTTCTGAAATCCATCAGCGCGACAAACGGATTATTGCAATCCACTTGCATACGAGTGGTCTGTGTTTCTTGAACAGTTTGTCCTATGGAAGCACTCGACTTGTCCGAAGTTGCGGGCGATTCGACAGTTATCGGCAGCTTCCTCGGTGTCTTGGAAAGCCGTAACGGTGAGTAAGAGTGCGTCTTGGGTGAGCCAATGTTGAGCGGGGATTTTTTTGGCGTTTTGGAAGACCTGTGCGGTGTCAAGGTAACTAACATCGGACTGCTCTCAGGCGTTACTGTGTCGATAGGGACAACGCTGAGCGGCAAACTCTGTTCCTGTTCCTTCGAAAACGATTTCCTTGGTGTCTCTTTAACTTTTCGATATTCCTctcgatttttattctcatctGCATCCTGAATTTCGTCACTTTGCCCTGGCAATTTACTGTGGTAGCAAGgatcaggtttttttttcgtcgaaaagGTCTTCGCTTGTAACCTAGTTAACTTTACAGGGGTTTCTATTGGAACCAGCCAATTTTCAGTCAACATGTTGTCTGCCACAGCCAATACCCGTTTTTTTCTATCCGTTACGTTACGCTGCTGTGGTTTTAATTCCGCTACGGATGTTCCGCCAATGTTGTCATTCATTTCTTTCCGCAACCTCGACCTTAATGGACGGTTTGCTATCTCCGACTCTTGCAAAGTATTGACTTTGTCAAGTTTCAATTGTCCAATCGGCGACTCAGCCTTGTTCTCACTATCGGAATCGCTCGAGCTTTTTGTAGGCTTCCGTCTACGGCTTCCTGAAAGTTTTGTAAATCAGGTATGAAAGATATTCTCACTCGATACAAGAAATAAAGCTTCAGGCTGTCCAGCGAGTAAACAATTATTGAATTCTCTGAGATTCTCAGATCCTTTAATATGCTGGACATCCTGAACCGTACGTTGTGACAAGCGACAAATTCAT
This region of Neodiprion virginianus isolate iyNeoVirg1 chromosome 7, iyNeoVirg1.1, whole genome shotgun sequence genomic DNA includes:
- the LOC124309126 gene encoding titin-like isoform X3; the encoded protein is MGTAKRDLRTSGDLVMAPRVPHGLAAAVEGLTREVIRHRPEDIYVFAAQHFEELLKLRDGYGAVGSLPGRSGNTAALREINESLKKRSGTDAQSPGGKSMRERSGWSMNETARVLERHRSIFGDKGRKVSTEEVRALGNEKENKVSRGDDAGVDTFPVSQKRRGSSERFVKRRVPRDADVASDNKSKSDLNGNPKIISQIPTLTGTGNLLAKDIKSELRKNRNSSRDSRSTREVGSRHPGGSKKTLMRSSREKSLDKFVQREKEDDKDDLTSVVKKETNATDNQKQKTDAKALSRSLAKIPRTLSMDRVRGFVLDKFRSSESLEELRSTNYVDRVQEVIDDAAPSILRRVREMSARSSVGQISSRGYESVDESTSTSTRSDKSNQTDDVRSRSAMSATRRSRKSTRRRSRSKSEKTSAGADSLEGIETLASESEPVKQETKSEIAEGTKSVESRGSLKGLAISKEEERIGSAKRSTGNGESDASNHPDGARKASVGSPSVSLPAVRPPSSKNTSRSVSRTDSDNLVLPPIPPELPRSPKKCEELVLPSLQASVRIPEPKGGPLDLRTIDGDPSALIDAVEVELILPDAPTEEIFKDSLNVTPDIGENASPRPDSLEPDEHGDNIAELKSKLNEVGTFGADQASVGITERLREIEETEKKIENILTAEPSRSSMDNAGAASVKEKLVEIQEPEERLRNAINSGAKRETQKIQGVTIDVGVKEKLIEIQEAEKRIEKILQPEDQDTRNSDVYVGVKEKLVEVEKAEKRIDEILRSELRDIYKEESCADVKEKPIEVKNTEINVEETLQRETQEILKSRSEAGMKEKFMEIDETEKRIEKILHPEIQETRDDGNNAETKEKPAAIENTVIIIETPSDSACRVIPRTGVDAGIREKLMEIEATEQRIEKILHPKAHVAEKEKSDCEVKAEPVMNTEATCSEDQKIQESRTKPAEFMKEKLMEVEEASERLRNLLDLAGKEEKLDQIGTAHHGDGFENPNDPVTTRNSVPKTPFILEIPTEYVTTTSEADTIKVFVAEVEVNRSTPGLGQNTESSMNAGEDREEKSDKHTNESKTPDAKSDGQQLPSGTPDSLGNSYVLTEGSPYEIPDSVTTVVIPDRQTDTPSSETLEIVIEEQDARSKTSQDTEESREISLRNILDNFGEIVHQEATIVGSPHTDVDFIRGLKTNNEVIIPRQDLDLIREEDDKEVTNSVGAGSVVTAPMNAVTPTLVDIAETEEIDDASENRETVAIMEYTKKSIPEDGSHGLVDEEAGRSSENRDNGSLESSRVETENRAEVEGLWRTTSPTITSALGLLQRNITDSTTTESTDEVKETTISDDGGITAPESSVTSPSCAVNIGPRNSESSNEVKETTITDQPAEDGGKNLYSLVPQCHGSMPHVPELNLDSLQDITVSSFQLSDDPTAEEDSDAGQPPSGENETSALIKGADENKESVLGDTIVQENVVVREDPCTKVVAYITQPDANVIGFKSADIDGESNSATLKMGIEGGEKKVTAVVEKMDEVAGRISETVDKKEAEKAPENISEKMVELVDLDVVKTEHGKVDEEVLEKESEKVHGEWVKKQSEVVLERGARKELSDMTVEIREEFSQKEPAEVHEKLAKNVSEQETVTLHEDLPGKVIKTAVAEVQSEVVKDKKPQTVPEGVSANVTVRITNEVHEELAESKPEDVHQELAKSKPEEVHEELDKIEPEEVHEELAKGKPEEVHKELDKIEPEEPREELTKKELEEMSEKGERKIVEGIREKERGESIEKVEEINEEVPVNTVDKMPTDDDDKSIKKEPKEQPKVESKKEDEMVHEAQTMEEKIEGSGVEELQIIRETKMKHEGMNEKTTDDAKLVSQSLQIPKGIKTPAVSAAPVAAYPPKAEVVTNILVDDGTSGERMEYHIYVPELTASEESTTESSTFNSAATKIQAGVRGFLTRRRLQSAQRRSSTLDSVPSIQDSVAIPSLPVIIQPLTQLILAER